In [Leptolyngbya] sp. PCC 7376, a genomic segment contains:
- a CDS encoding efflux RND transporter periplasmic adaptor subunit, with amino-acid sequence MLAEEPKNAGMLAAQVSEMDDNPPKVTPANAKKSWNRWWLIGLLPLGAIAFSFLQVGQTASDAEPNSSGIVEVENALPVSVAKVESVNSFQAERVYTGEIVSGRSSDLGFEQGGTVTELFVDEGTRVTRGQLLGQLDTRSLQAQKEQLIAQKMQAQARLTELENGARSEDIVAAQGQISDLEHQIELAKLKTQRRAELYESGAISLEVFDQERFTEASLQSRLDVAKSNLERLVNGTRPEQIAAQKAQVQQLTAQIKQVDIQVSKSQLFAPFSGTVGDRLIDQGTVVGVGSPVFRLIEAGLPESHIGISPEVAQTLSEGSRRQVQVGSQIFDATIVSLLPELDETSRTVTAILQIQNASQDLRVGETAKLNITETQQMEGFWVSSTALIPSEKGLWSIFALDSSSENYAASRRDVEVLHTEGDRSLVRGLLQEGDRIITSGTHRIVNGQAVEIQ; translated from the coding sequence ATGCTTGCAGAAGAACCCAAAAATGCTGGAATGCTAGCCGCACAGGTTTCAGAGATGGATGATAATCCTCCGAAGGTAACGCCAGCTAATGCGAAAAAAAGTTGGAATCGTTGGTGGTTGATCGGGTTGCTTCCGCTTGGGGCGATCGCCTTCAGTTTTTTGCAAGTAGGACAAACGGCATCTGATGCAGAGCCGAATTCCTCAGGCATTGTTGAGGTCGAAAACGCATTGCCTGTAAGTGTGGCAAAGGTTGAGTCTGTTAATAGTTTTCAGGCAGAGCGGGTTTATACAGGCGAAATTGTGTCGGGGCGGAGTAGTGACCTGGGGTTTGAACAGGGTGGCACAGTAACCGAATTGTTTGTGGATGAAGGGACAAGGGTAACGCGAGGTCAGCTTTTGGGTCAGCTTGATACACGCAGTTTACAAGCTCAAAAAGAACAACTTATTGCCCAGAAAATGCAGGCTCAGGCAAGATTAACGGAGCTGGAGAACGGGGCAAGATCTGAGGATATCGTGGCAGCACAGGGTCAAATTTCGGATTTAGAGCATCAGATTGAACTGGCAAAGTTAAAAACACAACGTCGTGCAGAGCTCTATGAATCTGGGGCGATTTCGTTAGAGGTTTTTGATCAGGAGCGATTCACAGAAGCTTCTTTGCAGAGTCGGTTAGATGTCGCTAAAAGTAATCTGGAACGCTTGGTGAATGGCACTAGACCAGAACAAATCGCCGCGCAAAAAGCACAGGTTCAACAGCTCACTGCCCAGATAAAACAAGTTGATATTCAAGTTTCAAAGAGTCAGCTTTTTGCGCCCTTTAGCGGTACGGTAGGCGATCGCCTGATTGATCAAGGCACGGTTGTCGGGGTAGGAAGCCCTGTTTTTCGGTTAATTGAAGCAGGGTTACCGGAATCTCATATTGGCATTTCGCCAGAAGTTGCTCAGACATTATCAGAAGGTTCGAGACGACAAGTGCAGGTAGGTAGTCAGATTTTTGATGCAACCATTGTCAGCTTATTGCCGGAGCTGGATGAAACTAGTCGCACAGTAACGGCAATTTTACAGATTCAGAATGCCAGTCAGGATTTACGAGTTGGCGAAACGGCAAAGCTGAATATAACTGAGACCCAACAGATGGAAGGTTTTTGGGTCTCTTCGACTGCGCTAATTCCCAGTGAAAAAGGTCTTTGGTCAATCTTTGCTTTGGATAGTTCCTCAGAAAATTATGCAGCTTCTCGGCGAGATGTTGAGGTGCTCCACACAGAGGGCGATCGCAGTTTAGTGCGAGGCCTACTTCAAGAGGGCGATCGCATTATCACCAGCGGTACCCATCGCATCGTGAATGGCCAAGCTGTCGAAATTCAATAA
- a CDS encoding PadR family transcriptional regulator, protein MALVHTILTLLLENPSSGYDISKRFEDGISCYWNASQQQIYRELTKMDKAGLVERKVVLQQGKPDKKIYSITEEGHQKVLDWCLQPTEPTVIREDLMVRILLTPHVPKERTLVELQRRRQLHIEQLACYTESKNFYLEQGYFFEEEPTKLDKYRYLTLLRGIRFEESWVAWCNEVLEILQAETD, encoded by the coding sequence ATGGCTTTAGTTCACACAATTTTGACTCTCCTGCTGGAGAACCCATCTAGTGGCTACGACATCAGCAAACGCTTTGAGGATGGGATCAGTTGTTATTGGAATGCCAGCCAGCAGCAGATTTACCGTGAACTAACCAAGATGGATAAAGCAGGCTTAGTGGAACGGAAAGTGGTGCTACAGCAGGGTAAGCCAGACAAAAAAATTTATTCCATCACCGAAGAGGGGCATCAAAAAGTATTGGATTGGTGTTTGCAACCCACTGAACCAACCGTCATTCGCGAAGATTTGATGGTTAGGATTTTATTGACTCCACATGTCCCGAAGGAGCGAACTCTCGTGGAACTCCAGCGACGACGGCAGCTCCATATCGAGCAATTGGCATGTTATACAGAAAGTAAAAACTTCTATCTCGAACAAGGATACTTCTTTGAGGAAGAACCGACAAAATTAGATAAATATCGTTATTTGACTTTGTTACGGGGCATTCGTTTTGAAGAAAGTTGGGTAGCTTGGTGTAATGAAGTACTAGAAATTTTGCAGGCTGAAACAGACTAA
- a CDS encoding caspase family protein gives MQYGRVLTQSTSRKLALLIGINGYPGADKLDGCVNDVQLQQELLIHRFGFNPKDILTVTDETINKPTRENILRAFEEHLIKQAKPGDVVVYHYSGHGSKVRAEDENSTFVPLDSQWKSGRSAKEITVDDIMGHTLYLLMSAIQTEHFTAVLDSCYSGGGTRGNTKIRSIERDLEEMNVSPSPKELAYQDYWLNKLGMSREEFKRGYEETVAKGMVLASAQEYELAADGTNVGYPAGAFTYALTQYLWQATGRDPLFTVMRGVGLGTNRISSTKQHPLYYFIMM, from the coding sequence ATGCAGTATGGCAGAGTCCTTACCCAGAGCACATCGCGAAAACTCGCTTTGTTGATTGGCATTAATGGATATCCTGGCGCAGATAAATTAGATGGTTGCGTTAATGATGTACAACTTCAGCAAGAGCTGCTGATTCATCGCTTTGGCTTTAACCCTAAAGATATTTTGACGGTGACCGATGAAACCATTAATAAACCGACCAGAGAAAATATTCTCCGCGCCTTTGAAGAACATTTAATCAAGCAAGCGAAACCTGGTGATGTAGTCGTCTATCACTACTCAGGGCATGGCTCCAAAGTCCGAGCAGAAGACGAAAATAGCACCTTTGTGCCGCTCGATAGTCAATGGAAAAGTGGGCGTAGTGCAAAAGAAATCACCGTTGACGACATCATGGGGCACACCCTTTATTTGTTGATGTCCGCAATCCAAACAGAACATTTCACAGCAGTATTAGATTCCTGCTATTCCGGTGGTGGCACTAGGGGCAACACAAAAATTCGATCTATTGAACGGGATCTCGAAGAAATGAATGTTTCACCTAGCCCGAAAGAATTGGCGTACCAAGATTATTGGCTCAATAAATTAGGGATGAGCCGCGAGGAATTTAAACGGGGATACGAAGAAACCGTCGCGAAGGGGATGGTTTTAGCCTCGGCTCAAGAATATGAACTGGCGGCAGATGGCACCAATGTCGGTTATCCTGCTGGCGCATTTACCTATGCATTAACGCAATATTTGTGGCAGGCGACAGGCCGAGATCCACTCTTTACGGTAATGCGAGGCGTGGGCTTAGGGACTAATCGTATCTCTAGCACGAAGCAACACCCACTTTATTATTTTATTATGATGTGA
- a CDS encoding transposase family protein yields the protein MPNSRYSGKKKHHSLKAQIVIAWQWAQIICCDCEKGSTHDFKLLKKSRVHFQQGQFCLADAGYQGLHKRHQWSHTPQKKPRGGELTAEQKQENQLLAAQRIIIEMVFRMLKRFRILSSRYRNRRRRWGLRLNLIAGLYNFELP from the coding sequence ATCCCGAACTCACGTTACTCAGGGAAAAAGAAGCATCATTCCCTTAAAGCTCAAATAGTTATTGCTTGGCAGTGGGCACAGATTATCTGTTGTGACTGTGAGAAAGGTAGCACCCATGACTTCAAACTACTCAAAAAGAGTAGAGTCCATTTTCAGCAGGGACAATTCTGCCTTGCCGACGCTGGATATCAAGGTCTACACAAACGGCATCAGTGGAGTCACACTCCTCAAAAAAAGCCTAGAGGAGGAGAGTTGACTGCGGAGCAGAAACAGGAAAATCAGCTCTTAGCAGCTCAAAGAATCATCATTGAGATGGTATTCAGAATGCTCAAAAGATTTCGTATATTATCCAGTCGATATCGTAACCGCCGTCGGAGATGGGGATTAAGACTTAATCTCATTGCGGGTCTCTACAATTTTGAATTGCCATAA
- a CDS encoding homocysteine biosynthesis protein, whose protein sequence is MRTIAAINEKILTKQAVVWTVAEVKAKVAEWGIKKIAETVDVVTTGTFEPMESSGAMLNLGHTDPPIKIRKCWLDGVPAYPGLGAVDIYLGATMPEDLSEQEISINESGDRLIPQRGGGHVIESLIAGKPVHLRAIGQVTDCYPRSSWDNNITKDQINQFYLFNPRNLYQNFIVGVNGGDHTLHTYLGPLQPRLGNAVYACSGAISPLLNDPDLNLIGVGTKIFLGGGIGYVAWEGTQHFPLQKRLPNGTPLGPAATLALIGDAKQMDTRWVRGCYFTKYGPSLMLGVGVPLPVLNETVIEKCAVQDKEVVAPVIDFSIPRRVRPTFGLVSYGQLKTGHLTIDGRTVKVAPVTSLYLSDQVAVTLKEWIEAGDFTLTEPVAPITGDRPFLSQEQWTPTM, encoded by the coding sequence ATGCGCACAATTGCCGCCATCAACGAAAAAATTCTTACGAAACAGGCTGTGGTCTGGACTGTGGCAGAAGTAAAGGCAAAGGTCGCAGAGTGGGGAATCAAAAAAATTGCCGAAACGGTTGATGTCGTTACAACAGGGACTTTCGAGCCAATGGAATCCTCGGGAGCAATGCTCAATCTTGGGCATACTGACCCACCGATCAAAATTCGAAAATGTTGGTTAGATGGTGTGCCAGCCTATCCTGGCCTCGGAGCTGTAGATATTTATCTTGGGGCAACGATGCCAGAAGATTTAAGTGAGCAGGAAATCAGCATCAACGAAAGTGGCGATCGCCTCATTCCGCAACGAGGGGGAGGTCATGTCATCGAATCCCTTATCGCTGGCAAACCTGTTCATCTACGGGCGATTGGTCAGGTGACAGACTGTTATCCTCGTAGCAGTTGGGACAACAACATCACCAAGGATCAAATCAATCAGTTTTATTTGTTTAATCCTCGCAATCTCTACCAAAATTTCATTGTGGGCGTTAATGGTGGCGATCACACGCTACATACTTATCTGGGGCCTTTACAACCGCGCCTCGGGAATGCTGTCTATGCCTGTTCCGGAGCTATTTCACCCTTATTAAATGATCCAGATTTAAATCTAATTGGTGTTGGCACAAAAATCTTTTTAGGAGGAGGAATCGGATACGTCGCTTGGGAAGGAACCCAACATTTTCCGCTCCAAAAACGGCTACCAAATGGCACGCCTCTAGGGCCAGCCGCCACGTTAGCTCTGATCGGCGACGCCAAACAAATGGATACTCGGTGGGTGCGGGGCTGTTATTTCACAAAATATGGGCCATCACTGATGTTAGGTGTGGGTGTGCCTTTGCCTGTGCTCAATGAAACGGTAATTGAAAAATGTGCGGTACAGGACAAAGAAGTAGTGGCACCAGTAATAGACTTTTCGATTCCACGGCGAGTAAGGCCCACGTTTGGTTTGGTTAGCTATGGCCAACTGAAAACAGGGCATCTCACCATCGATGGCAGAACGGTCAAAGTTGCACCGGTGACTAGCTTATATTTATCCGACCAAGTGGCAGTTACCCTTAAAGAATGGATTGAGGCAGGAGATTTTACTCTCACAGAACCTGTTGCCCCAATTACTGGCGATCGCCCTTTCCTAAGTCAAGAGCAGTGGACCCCAACAATGTAG
- a CDS encoding glutamate-5-semialdehyde dehydrogenase, translating to MTDTAPDTGSSSDPIIQTLQRAYAASFELELLKGSERNRGIQAIADALEAQIPAILEANTLDLEASREMAVSELILNWLKLTPERLTETVELLRQLVDLTDPLQRVSNAPYQLSSYQSYYQRMPLGVITLIHEAFPELGAIAAGLCLKTGNSLVVRGCGDGSNSNILITQIMQIALEEAGFPKGCIELVSSEQGCTIQTLVTQDRYLNLVIPYGRPSLIQQVVQQATAPVLRTTMGNCYLYLSPTGDPDLAHWIVADSHRYEPDAVNAIEKILISPDQKSSTLIGLFKSLQDQGFRLKGDSELVSEYPEHLDPTRGTEWRSSYLDRVVAFRMVDDLSAAIALINRSSGGHADCIVTESYQESRQFATEIDSALVYVNSSPRFSRHPQGSDSVFLGMSNQKGNHRGLIGLESFTTVKQVVQGDGRI from the coding sequence ATGACTGACACAGCACCAGACACGGGTAGTAGTAGTGATCCGATTATTCAGACATTGCAGCGTGCTTACGCGGCTTCGTTTGAGCTAGAGCTACTCAAAGGCAGTGAACGCAATCGTGGTATTCAGGCGATCGCCGATGCCCTTGAGGCCCAAATCCCTGCCATCCTAGAGGCCAATACCCTCGACCTCGAAGCCAGCCGGGAAATGGCCGTTTCAGAATTAATTTTGAATTGGCTCAAACTCACACCAGAGCGACTGACCGAAACAGTAGAGCTTCTGCGACAACTAGTAGACCTCACCGATCCGCTCCAACGGGTGAGCAATGCCCCCTACCAACTCAGCAGCTATCAGAGCTATTACCAGAGGATGCCCCTCGGTGTGATTACGCTCATTCATGAGGCCTTTCCAGAGTTGGGGGCGATCGCCGCCGGACTTTGCCTAAAAACAGGTAATAGCTTAGTGGTGCGCGGTTGTGGTGACGGCAGCAATTCCAATATTCTTATCACCCAAATTATGCAGATTGCCCTTGAGGAAGCGGGATTTCCAAAAGGCTGTATTGAGTTAGTTTCATCCGAGCAAGGTTGCACCATTCAAACGCTCGTCACGCAGGATCGCTACCTCAATTTAGTGATTCCCTATGGACGCCCTAGCTTAATTCAGCAAGTGGTACAACAAGCCACAGCTCCAGTTTTACGCACCACTATGGGGAATTGTTATCTTTATCTCTCTCCTACAGGTGACCCAGATTTAGCCCATTGGATTGTCGCAGATAGTCATCGCTATGAACCTGATGCAGTCAACGCCATCGAAAAGATTTTGATTAGTCCCGACCAAAAATCTTCAACTTTGATTGGCCTTTTTAAGTCACTCCAAGACCAAGGATTTCGATTAAAGGGGGATAGTGAACTGGTTTCTGAATATCCCGAACACCTTGACCCCACCCGCGGTACAGAATGGCGTTCCTCATACCTTGACCGAGTTGTGGCTTTTCGGATGGTGGACGATCTCTCAGCGGCGATCGCCCTGATTAACCGCTCGTCTGGGGGCCATGCAGATTGCATTGTGACGGAATCCTACCAAGAGAGTCGGCAGTTTGCGACGGAGATTGATAGCGCTTTAGTCTACGTCAACTCTTCCCCCAGATTTTCGCGCCATCCGCAAGGCAGTGACTCCGTTTTTCTGGGCATGTCTAACCAAAAAGGCAACCATCGCGGTTTGATTGGTTTAGAAAGCTTTACGACGGTGAAGCAGGTTGTCCAAGGAGATGGCAGAATTTAA
- a CDS encoding N-acetylmuramoyl-L-alanine amidase, whose protein sequence is MFKPVTLGFVASLSLSSPLLAQNIRTSDRLHLSYPPATHQTTAEQIFFIGSAPSNGTVTINGQSINRSNLGHFAPSLPLQVGTNEFTIEFRNASGQTTQLRRTITRKASTPPVSNSLKNLYPAVNIARQPDELICFQAQAPAEAQVSISLANQTVSLQPQDSVSLPPNSAVLTLTNDALVTGFSGQHKGCVAFEKIGNLGKATYTMTLNGVTTSATSEGGVEILNTQAPEAIAVTSLAGVARTGASTNFSRLTPLPQGTQASVTGKEGAWLRLDYGAWIKAAETTTLSTTVPPRSLIRSVRSQTFADRTDVIFPLQTLVPVTVQQNDDTFSLILHNTVAQTDTIYLSQSPVIRRLDWHPVDTDTIRYDFRLKQSQQWGYELRYEGTNLILSLRHPPKLSANSLTGATILLDPGHGGNESGAAGSTGYPEKAVNLVISQKIQAALEAKGATVNLTRTTDIDVSLGDRQKAIREQKPTLALSVHYNALPDAGDAENTAGIGMFWYNAHAHDLAQFLHDELVQNLNRPSYGVFWNNLALTRPHEAPSVLLELGFMINPTEFEWITDPQAQDQLAQAIATAIEVWLQQKTEF, encoded by the coding sequence GTGTTTAAGCCTGTCACGCTGGGTTTTGTTGCAAGTTTATCCTTAAGCTCGCCTCTTCTCGCCCAAAATATTCGCACGAGCGATCGCCTCCACCTCAGCTATCCGCCCGCCACCCATCAAACTACTGCCGAACAAATCTTTTTTATTGGCTCCGCTCCTAGCAACGGCACAGTGACAATTAATGGGCAAAGCATCAACCGTAGTAACCTCGGACATTTTGCCCCTAGTTTGCCGCTACAAGTCGGCACCAATGAATTTACGATAGAGTTCCGCAACGCATCGGGCCAAACGACCCAACTACGCCGCACCATTACCCGCAAAGCGAGTACTCCTCCAGTTTCTAATAGCCTTAAAAATCTCTATCCTGCCGTTAATATTGCTCGCCAACCAGATGAGCTAATTTGCTTTCAAGCCCAGGCTCCTGCTGAAGCGCAGGTCAGTATCTCCCTCGCTAACCAAACAGTCTCACTTCAGCCACAGGACTCAGTGAGTTTGCCACCAAATTCTGCTGTATTGACCCTCACCAATGATGCTTTAGTTACGGGTTTTTCGGGGCAACATAAGGGTTGTGTCGCTTTTGAAAAAATCGGAAACCTCGGCAAGGCGACCTACACCATGACCCTCAATGGCGTCACAACAAGCGCGACAAGTGAAGGTGGTGTCGAAATTCTCAATACTCAAGCTCCTGAGGCGATCGCCGTAACATCATTAGCTGGGGTTGCACGGACGGGAGCCAGCACGAATTTTTCGCGATTAACACCTTTACCTCAGGGCACCCAAGCCAGCGTCACCGGAAAAGAAGGCGCATGGTTACGTTTGGACTATGGCGCTTGGATTAAAGCAGCTGAAACAACCACCCTATCGACGACAGTGCCGCCACGCTCCCTGATTCGTAGTGTACGATCGCAAACCTTTGCGGATCGAACCGACGTAATTTTCCCATTGCAAACGCTAGTCCCAGTAACTGTGCAGCAAAATGACGACACCTTTAGCTTGATTCTGCACAATACCGTCGCCCAAACAGACACCATTTATCTCTCCCAAAGCCCTGTAATTCGTCGCCTCGACTGGCATCCTGTCGATACGGACACAATTCGCTATGATTTTCGCCTCAAGCAAAGTCAGCAATGGGGTTACGAACTGCGATATGAAGGCACCAATTTAATTCTGTCCCTTAGACATCCTCCCAAACTCAGCGCTAATTCCCTCACTGGGGCAACGATTCTGCTCGATCCGGGGCATGGTGGTAATGAATCTGGCGCAGCGGGTTCGACGGGCTACCCAGAAAAAGCGGTTAATTTAGTGATTTCTCAAAAAATTCAAGCGGCTCTAGAGGCAAAGGGAGCAACGGTTAATCTTACGCGTACCACTGATATCGATGTGTCTTTAGGCGATCGCCAAAAAGCCATTCGTGAGCAAAAACCAACCCTAGCTCTATCTGTCCATTACAATGCCCTTCCCGATGCAGGGGACGCAGAAAACACGGCAGGTATTGGCATGTTTTGGTATAACGCCCATGCCCATGATTTGGCGCAATTTCTCCATGACGAGTTAGTCCAAAACTTAAATCGCCCTTCCTACGGTGTGTTTTGGAATAATTTGGCATTAACTCGACCCCATGAAGCACCCAGTGTCTTGCTCGAATTGGGATTTATGATTAATCCCACTGAGTTTGAATGGATTACCGATCCCCAAGCGCAAGATCAACTCGCTCAGGCGATCGCCACAGCTATTGAAGTGTGGTTACAGCAAAAAACAGAATTTTGA
- a CDS encoding FcoT family thioesterase, which translates to MKTKVSEKISPTLIQQILIPYESKNTAYLKAANIISRSSDLDQDQTKGSNDYVIQGDFEITESCYIDDTGHFNAVEFNICYNQIFYVAIANACFDQSFQYLRDMTLEEFYKKQLPNIYITRLESHYKKTISPKNFEGILSIKKARKIRDVIFFRTQIDFTDHNEGLAYGEVDVVIT; encoded by the coding sequence ATGAAAACTAAAGTATCAGAAAAAATCAGTCCAACTCTCATTCAACAAATCCTTATTCCATATGAATCAAAGAATACAGCCTATCTTAAAGCCGCTAATATTATTTCTAGGAGCTCTGATTTAGATCAAGATCAAACAAAAGGTAGCAATGATTATGTAATTCAAGGGGATTTTGAGATTACTGAGTCTTGTTATATCGATGACACTGGTCATTTCAACGCTGTTGAATTTAATATTTGCTATAACCAAATTTTTTATGTCGCCATAGCTAATGCCTGTTTCGATCAATCGTTTCAGTATTTACGAGACATGACATTAGAAGAATTTTATAAAAAACAGCTTCCTAACATTTATATTACCCGTCTTGAAAGCCACTATAAAAAGACAATTTCTCCAAAAAATTTTGAAGGCATCTTAAGTATAAAAAAAGCCAGAAAAATCAGAGATGTTATTTTTTTTAGAACACAAATAGATTTCACAGATCATAACGAAGGATTAGCTTACGGAGAAGTAGATGTTGTGATCACCTAA